The Peribacillus sp. FSL E2-0218 genome contains a region encoding:
- a CDS encoding divergent PAP2 family protein — translation MDFFLNFPLIAALIAIFFAQFIKVPIHFIAFRKVNWALLNSTGGMPSSHSAAVSALTVAVGIETGMDSPVFAVAAIFAVITMFDATGVRRQAGEQAAVLNRLVTDFNTFVEQAKNWQKKEEKQKQQQLKELLGHKPIEVFFGALTGVFIALVLHFFIFQG, via the coding sequence TTGGATTTTTTTCTCAACTTCCCTTTGATTGCAGCATTGATTGCCATTTTCTTTGCTCAATTCATCAAAGTGCCCATCCATTTCATCGCTTTTCGTAAAGTGAACTGGGCACTTCTTAACTCGACGGGCGGGATGCCCAGCTCCCACTCGGCAGCCGTGTCAGCTCTCACCGTTGCCGTAGGGATTGAAACTGGCATGGATTCACCTGTATTCGCGGTTGCCGCAATCTTTGCCGTCATCACGATGTTCGATGCCACAGGCGTAAGGAGGCAGGCAGGGGAACAGGCTGCCGTCTTGAACCGCCTCGTTACCGATTTCAATACATTTGTCGAGCAAGCGAAAAATTGGCAAAAAAAAGAGGAGAAGCAAAAACAACAACAATTAAAGGAACTGTTGGGCCATAAGCCGATCGAGGTGTTTTTCGGAGCCTTGACCGGTGTATTCATTGCACTTGTGCTTCACTTTTTCATTTTTCAAGGGTAG
- a CDS encoding NUDIX hydrolase: protein MVERCKNVWLAVSGLVISDKGEWLVVNKRYGGLKGQWSLPAGFVKHDETVDEAVIREVFEETGIHAEIEGMVGVRSGVIKGEISDNMLVFLLKPLSLEVTAQLDELYEAKFYDPDSLMKEGKQSLLLEQLLAFKKERMQTMLDGLNPGDQFGYTSYKLFM, encoded by the coding sequence TTGGTGGAACGGTGCAAAAATGTATGGCTGGCAGTGTCAGGCCTTGTGATTTCCGATAAGGGAGAATGGCTCGTGGTGAACAAAAGGTATGGCGGGTTGAAAGGGCAATGGTCGCTGCCTGCAGGTTTTGTCAAACATGATGAAACCGTTGATGAGGCTGTTATAAGGGAAGTGTTCGAGGAAACGGGCATCCATGCGGAAATCGAAGGCATGGTAGGTGTCAGAAGCGGAGTCATCAAAGGGGAGATCAGTGATAATATGTTGGTGTTTTTACTTAAACCGCTCAGCTTGGAGGTCACCGCCCAATTGGATGAATTATATGAAGCTAAGTTTTATGATCCTGATTCCTTGATGAAAGAGGGGAAGCAATCTCTATTATTGGAGCAGCTGTTAGCTTTTAAAAAGGAAAGAATGCAGACGATGCTTGATGGATTGAACCCAGGGGATCAATTCGGTTATACATCGTATAAATTATTCATGTGA
- a CDS encoding leucyl aminopeptidase produces the protein MFTVKDSLNIDLIDECLVLGVFDRPIKFTGIGEEADEQLGGQLTELVKAGEISSKKKSVVKIHTLGKLGVKRLVFVGLGKERELTFETLREALGKARKTIAESKLTTLSIALDTFTTENLDALDAAHACSEAFELASYKFEGYKQKSNQVEKSIEAITVYSDADSGEIGAALHVGRIFGRATNSARTLVNTPGNLLTSTDLADYSAALGERYGFEVEILEKEDMLKLGMGALLAVNQGSVEPPKMIVLKYQGKEEWKDVIGLVGKGITFDTGGYSLKTKAGIVGMKTDMGGAAAVLGAMEIIGELGPDQNVVAVIPSTDNMISGEAFKPDDVITAMSGKTIEVLNTDAEGRLVLADAMTYAKHHGAEYLIDVATLTGGVITALGMDMTGAMTNDVEFYEQVQKASEEAGEPMWRLPITEKDKERVRNSKIADLNNSPGGAGHAIMGGAFIGEFAEATPWVHLDIAGTSTTSSSSALCTAGATGVMARTLALLVETFEAK, from the coding sequence ATGTTCACAGTTAAAGATTCCTTGAATATAGATTTGATCGACGAATGCTTGGTCCTGGGTGTGTTTGACAGACCGATCAAGTTCACTGGCATAGGGGAGGAAGCCGATGAGCAATTGGGCGGGCAGCTAACAGAGTTAGTGAAAGCTGGAGAAATCTCTTCCAAGAAAAAATCAGTGGTTAAAATACATACATTAGGCAAGTTAGGTGTAAAGCGATTGGTATTTGTAGGCCTGGGGAAGGAAAGAGAGCTTACTTTCGAAACGCTCCGCGAAGCATTGGGGAAAGCGCGTAAAACGATTGCGGAATCCAAGCTGACGACGCTGTCGATCGCCTTGGATACATTCACGACTGAAAACCTGGATGCCCTGGACGCTGCGCATGCTTGCTCCGAGGCGTTCGAACTTGCTTCCTATAAGTTTGAAGGCTACAAGCAAAAATCGAACCAGGTCGAAAAAAGCATCGAAGCAATTACGGTTTATAGTGATGCCGATAGTGGTGAGATAGGGGCGGCGCTTCATGTAGGCAGAATTTTCGGCAGGGCCACCAATTCGGCGAGGACATTGGTCAATACACCTGGGAATTTGCTGACTTCCACGGATTTGGCTGACTATTCAGCCGCTTTGGGTGAACGTTATGGCTTTGAAGTGGAGATTCTTGAGAAGGAAGATATGCTCAAGTTGGGAATGGGTGCCCTCCTTGCCGTCAATCAGGGCTCGGTCGAACCACCGAAAATGATCGTGTTGAAGTATCAAGGAAAAGAGGAATGGAAAGATGTTATCGGTTTGGTAGGTAAAGGCATCACATTCGATACTGGCGGATATTCCTTGAAAACGAAGGCAGGCATCGTCGGAATGAAGACGGATATGGGGGGGGCTGCAGCCGTATTGGGGGCAATGGAAATTATCGGTGAATTGGGGCCGGACCAAAATGTAGTTGCCGTCATTCCTTCCACTGATAATATGATCAGCGGCGAAGCCTTCAAGCCGGATGATGTGATCACTGCCATGAGCGGAAAAACGATCGAGGTATTGAATACCGATGCTGAAGGACGGCTCGTCTTGGCAGATGCCATGACCTACGCTAAACATCATGGTGCAGAATACCTGATTGACGTAGCAACGTTAACGGGCGGTGTCATAACGGCGCTGGGCATGGATATGACTGGTGCCATGACCAATGACGTTGAATTCTACGAGCAAGTCCAAAAAGCTTCCGAGGAGGCCGGCGAGCCTATGTGGCGGCTGCCCATTACCGAAAAGGACAAGGAGCGCGTACGCAATAGTAAGATAGCAGATTTGAACAATTCACCTGGCGGGGCCGGGCATGCCATCATGGGCGGGGCTTTCATCGGTGAATTTGCTGAAGCGACCCCGTGGGTCCACCTGGATATTGCCGGGACATCGACAACCTCCAGCAGCTCGGCATTATGCACCGCAGGAGCGACGGGTGTCATGGCTCGGACGCTTGCCTTATTGGTTGAAACCTTTGAAGCGAAATGA
- a CDS encoding YuzB family protein — translation MYPIIEFCVSNLASGAQEALERLERDPNLDIIEYGCLGYCGKCSSNLYALVNGEVVTGDTTDELVENIYKFIDEFEI, via the coding sequence ATGTATCCGATCATTGAATTTTGTGTAAGCAATCTGGCCAGTGGCGCGCAAGAGGCTCTGGAAAGATTGGAACGGGATCCGAATTTGGATATCATCGAGTACGGATGCCTGGGTTATTGTGGGAAATGCTCCAGTAACTTATACGCTCTTGTGAACGGCGAAGTGGTTACTGGTGACACAACGGATGAATTAGTTGAAAATATATATAAGTTCATTGATGAATTCGAAATCTGA
- the ribD gene encoding bifunctional diaminohydroxyphosphoribosylaminopyrimidine deaminase/5-amino-6-(5-phosphoribosylamino)uracil reductase RibD yields MNDDQYYMKLALDLAASAKGKTNPNPVVGAVIVKDGVIAGTGIHRKAGEPHAEVHAFKMAGEYAEGATLYVTLEPCSHYGKTPPCANLVKESGVHRVVVATQDPNPEVAGRGIAILKDAGIEVEVGVLEKEAQRLNERFIHNMTKNRPFIISKLAMTLDGKLATHTGHSKWITGEESRHSVHVLRNEVDAILVGIGTVLADDPSLTTRLPEGGGKNPIRIILDSELRVPLDANVVDASEAKTIIVTQEHAPKEKIAFLSEKGIEFIFVKKNEGGLDLGALMEELYKKGITDVLLEGGSEVNASFLRAGLIDKFLIYVAPKLLGGRNSLTPFTGVNIDTMDEALDVAFSSVDMFGEDIRITAYPKL; encoded by the coding sequence ATGAATGATGATCAATATTACATGAAGCTGGCACTAGATCTAGCAGCCAGTGCCAAAGGAAAGACGAATCCGAATCCAGTGGTCGGGGCAGTCATCGTCAAGGACGGCGTGATTGCCGGTACAGGAATCCATCGGAAGGCGGGTGAGCCGCATGCAGAAGTCCATGCGTTCAAAATGGCTGGTGAGTATGCAGAAGGTGCAACCCTATACGTAACGCTAGAGCCGTGCTCCCATTATGGAAAGACTCCTCCTTGTGCAAATTTAGTCAAGGAATCGGGCGTCCATCGGGTTGTCGTGGCTACGCAAGATCCAAACCCGGAAGTTGCAGGAAGAGGGATAGCGATCCTGAAGGATGCAGGCATTGAAGTGGAAGTTGGCGTTTTGGAAAAAGAAGCGCAAAGACTGAATGAACGATTTATCCACAATATGACGAAGAATCGTCCATTCATCATCTCGAAGCTTGCGATGACGCTCGATGGAAAACTTGCGACACATACAGGGCATTCGAAATGGATAACTGGAGAAGAATCCCGTCATTCCGTACATGTGCTGCGTAATGAGGTGGATGCCATCCTCGTCGGAATCGGGACTGTACTGGCCGATGATCCATCATTGACGACCAGACTTCCCGAAGGCGGAGGCAAAAATCCGATCCGGATCATTTTGGACAGTGAACTTCGTGTTCCTTTGGATGCTAATGTTGTTGACGCCTCGGAAGCCAAAACGATAATCGTAACGCAGGAACATGCACCTAAGGAAAAAATCGCCTTTCTGAGCGAAAAAGGGATCGAATTCATTTTTGTCAAAAAAAATGAGGGCGGTCTTGATTTGGGCGCGCTGATGGAAGAATTGTATAAAAAGGGCATTACGGATGTTTTGCTAGAGGGCGGAAGTGAAGTCAATGCCTCTTTCCTAAGGGCAGGGCTCATCGATAAATTCTTGATTTACGTTGCTCCTAAACTATTGGGTGGGAGAAACTCGCTGACGCCGTTTACGGGAGTGAATATAGATACGATGGATGAAGCGCTGGATGTAGCCTTCTCTAGTGTGGACATGTTTGGAGAAGACATCCGCATCACCGCTTATCCGAAATTATAA
- a CDS encoding cobalamin-binding protein, which yields MKIISLCPSNTELCTYLGIEDQLIAIDDYSDWPESIQHLPKVGPDLSIDIDQVEALKPDLILASLSVPGMEKNIEALKKRNLPHIIFNPQSLEDIAQDLITLGEATNLKNEAEKQAAKFRDTILRYQDVADTIETKPSLYWEWWPNPLFSPGGVNWLSEISRLAGGYNLFEEVNMASIQVTSEEVIEKDPDHICLAWVGVPLRKVNPGLVKKRNGWSDMKAVRHHTIHIMEEPLFCRPSPRLLDGLSKLARTLHPNAYNHIKH from the coding sequence TTGAAAATAATCTCGCTATGCCCCAGCAATACGGAACTATGCACCTATCTAGGAATCGAGGATCAGCTGATCGCCATCGACGACTACTCGGATTGGCCTGAATCCATTCAGCACCTTCCTAAAGTCGGGCCAGATTTATCGATCGATATCGATCAAGTGGAAGCATTGAAACCTGATTTGATATTGGCTTCATTAAGTGTACCCGGCATGGAAAAAAATATTGAAGCATTAAAAAAGCGGAACCTTCCCCATATCATCTTCAATCCGCAATCGCTTGAAGATATCGCCCAGGATTTGATTACCTTGGGGGAGGCGACAAATCTTAAGAACGAAGCAGAGAAGCAGGCTGCCAAATTCAGGGACACGATCCTCCGCTATCAGGACGTCGCCGATACAATCGAAACGAAGCCTTCCCTTTATTGGGAGTGGTGGCCAAACCCCTTATTCAGCCCAGGCGGGGTCAATTGGTTATCCGAAATCAGCCGACTGGCCGGAGGATATAATCTTTTTGAAGAAGTGAACATGGCCAGCATCCAAGTCACTTCCGAAGAGGTCATCGAAAAGGATCCCGACCACATTTGCTTAGCATGGGTCGGGGTTCCTTTACGCAAAGTGAACCCGGGGCTTGTCAAGAAGCGAAATGGTTGGAGCGATATGAAAGCAGTTCGCCATCATACTATCCACATCATGGAAGAACCATTATTTTGCCGTCCATCCCCTCGTTTATTGGATGGATTGTCAAAATTGGCGAGGACCCTGCATCCAAACGCCTACAATCACATAAAGCATTGA
- a CDS encoding YuiB family protein, whose translation MPLPVLIISILLFFILFFGIGFLLNMLFRSSWIMVILFPIVFIVIVNETKLIEYFRNPGMSFSSLGSNLTSLHSADIIILSSGLLGAVLAGVVIKTLRKKGYQMF comes from the coding sequence ATGCCATTGCCCGTTTTAATTATCTCAATACTCTTATTTTTCATATTATTTTTTGGGATTGGCTTTTTGCTCAATATGCTTTTTCGTTCATCATGGATCATGGTCATTTTATTTCCCATCGTCTTCATTGTCATTGTCAATGAAACGAAGCTGATCGAATATTTCCGAAATCCGGGAATGTCCTTTTCAAGCCTTGGGTCGAACCTTACATCCTTGCATTCGGCAGATATCATTATTTTATCAAGCGGGCTGCTTGGTGCCGTTTTAGCTGGTGTGGTTATTAAAACGTTAAGAAAAAAAGGATATCAGATGTTTTGA
- a CDS encoding GTP cyclohydrolase II produces the protein MKINEQTKSILIDKMTILKTPGKADICLVGPVKLPVEQGDFSAVFQWYTWLELDGANHDKEAVLESLSDANLAFGQQSSVLVYGDFKESENALVRMHSICHTGDIFGSKRCDCGYQLHQSMKMIAEHGCGAIFYLADHEGRGIGLFSKSLAYLLQQEGYDTVEANQALGFEDDTRSYEGAIRVLRELRENPVTLITNNPKKLDALMKHGLAAKDHIPLWGGLTEDNSFYLDTKVKKSGHIPLQKPTFIV, from the coding sequence ATGAAAATAAACGAGCAAACAAAAAGCATTCTAATAGATAAAATGACGATCCTGAAAACCCCTGGAAAAGCGGATATATGCTTAGTGGGGCCCGTTAAGCTCCCTGTGGAACAAGGCGATTTCTCCGCCGTTTTCCAATGGTATACATGGCTTGAGCTGGATGGTGCGAATCATGACAAGGAAGCGGTGCTTGAATCGCTTTCGGATGCAAACCTGGCTTTTGGACAACAGTCCTCCGTATTGGTATATGGTGATTTTAAAGAGTCCGAAAATGCACTCGTCCGGATGCATAGCATCTGCCATACAGGTGATATTTTTGGCAGTAAACGATGTGATTGCGGCTATCAGCTCCACCAATCGATGAAGATGATTGCCGAGCATGGCTGCGGCGCGATTTTTTACCTTGCTGACCATGAAGGAAGAGGAATCGGCCTATTCTCCAAGTCCCTTGCTTATTTACTGCAGCAGGAAGGCTATGACACGGTCGAGGCGAACCAGGCATTAGGGTTTGAAGACGATACTCGTTCCTACGAAGGGGCAATACGCGTATTACGGGAATTGCGCGAGAATCCGGTGACATTAATTACGAATAACCCGAAGAAACTGGATGCCCTGATGAAGCATGGTCTCGCGGCAAAGGATCATATACCGCTTTGGGGCGGGCTAACGGAAGATAATAGCTTCTATTTGGACACAAAGGTTAAGAAGTCTGGACATATTCCCCTGCAGAAGCCAACTTTTATCGTATAA
- a CDS encoding 3D domain-containing protein, whose product MKVCKALFLRVAIIILFILAIDSTLNHVFGATTEVDPFEETMRQHRLLGLEYKTIHRGDQVATLVASASRSNGPATIEEGIELLKYPKHEVLATGYTAGYESTGKYPESPSYGITYSGVKVKRDVFSTIAADLAVFPLGTILWIPGYGYGVVADKGGAIKGNHLDLYYETVQDVYDNWGKKTLEVYVVQKGSGALSEEQLSRLNETKIRQVFKHKMNERALNEHVSSFAF is encoded by the coding sequence ATGAAGGTCTGTAAGGCATTATTTTTGAGGGTTGCTATTATCATATTGTTTATCTTGGCCATCGACTCGACCTTAAATCATGTTTTTGGGGCTACAACTGAGGTTGACCCATTCGAAGAGACGATGAGACAACATCGATTGCTTGGGCTCGAATACAAAACCATCCATAGGGGGGATCAGGTGGCAACACTAGTTGCATCCGCTTCCAGGAGCAATGGTCCGGCGACGATAGAGGAAGGCATCGAGCTTTTGAAATATCCTAAGCATGAAGTGCTCGCTACAGGGTACACAGCCGGATATGAATCAACCGGAAAATATCCGGAAAGCCCTTCCTACGGCATTACCTATTCAGGAGTGAAGGTGAAGCGGGATGTGTTTTCCACGATTGCCGCCGATCTAGCCGTCTTCCCGCTCGGAACCATCCTATGGATTCCAGGCTATGGTTATGGAGTGGTAGCCGACAAGGGGGGCGCAATCAAAGGGAATCACCTTGACCTCTATTATGAAACGGTGCAGGATGTGTATGATAATTGGGGTAAGAAAACCCTTGAGGTATATGTTGTGCAAAAAGGGAGCGGCGCGTTGTCCGAGGAACAGTTAAGTAGGTTGAATGAGACCAAGATCAGGCAGGTATTCAAGCATAAAATGAACGAACGGGCGTTGAACGAGCATGTATCATCCTTTGCCTTTTAA
- a CDS encoding NAD(P)/FAD-dependent oxidoreductase, translated as MEVNEKVYDITIIGGGPVGLFTAFYGGMRQASVKIIESLPQLGGQLSALYPEKYIYDIAGFPKVRAQELVNNLKEQMAKFEQTVVLEQAVQDVEKQADGVFKLTTDKEIHYSKTIIITAGNGAFQPRRIEIDEAKEYESSNLHYFIDDLNHFAGKKVAVFGGGDSAVDWALMLEPIAEKVSIIHRRDKFRAHEHSVETLKNSKVEVLTPYIPADLIGTEGRIHTVAIKDPKGEDTETLDVDAVIVNYGFVSSLGPIKNWGLEIQRNSILVNTKMETNIPGIYAAGDIATYDGKVKLIASGFGEAPTAVNHAKQYIDPKAKVQPMHSSSMF; from the coding sequence TTGGAAGTTAACGAAAAGGTTTATGATATCACCATCATTGGCGGAGGTCCGGTTGGATTATTCACCGCATTTTACGGCGGCATGAGGCAGGCATCGGTAAAAATCATCGAAAGCCTCCCACAATTAGGCGGGCAATTATCTGCCCTTTATCCTGAAAAGTACATTTATGATATCGCTGGTTTCCCTAAAGTGCGCGCACAGGAGCTAGTGAATAACCTGAAAGAACAAATGGCAAAGTTCGAACAGACCGTTGTCCTCGAGCAAGCCGTGCAAGACGTGGAAAAACAAGCCGACGGGGTCTTCAAGTTAACGACCGATAAAGAAATCCATTATTCCAAAACCATCATCATCACAGCTGGCAATGGTGCATTCCAACCCCGCCGCATCGAAATTGATGAGGCAAAAGAATATGAAAGCAGCAACCTTCATTATTTCATCGACGATCTCAATCATTTCGCAGGCAAAAAGGTCGCCGTTTTCGGAGGCGGGGATTCCGCAGTGGATTGGGCCCTCATGCTGGAGCCCATCGCCGAAAAGGTGAGCATCATCCATAGAAGAGATAAATTCCGTGCCCACGAACATAGTGTGGAAACCCTTAAAAATTCCAAGGTCGAAGTACTCACCCCTTACATACCGGCAGATTTGATTGGAACGGAAGGACGGATCCATACAGTCGCCATCAAGGACCCAAAGGGTGAAGATACAGAAACGCTGGATGTAGATGCAGTCATCGTCAATTACGGATTCGTATCCTCCCTCGGCCCCATCAAAAACTGGGGGCTCGAAATCCAGAGGAACAGCATCTTGGTCAATACCAAAATGGAAACGAATATTCCCGGAATATACGCTGCCGGCGATATCGCAACCTATGACGGCAAAGTTAAATTGATCGCGAGCGGCTTCGGCGAGGCGCCCACTGCCGTCAATCACGCCAAACAATATATCGACCCAAAAGCAAAGGTCCAGCCCATGCACAGCTCCTCGATGTTTTGA
- a CDS encoding NAD(P)/FAD-dependent oxidoreductase — MKKPTIVVLGAGYGGLMTVTRLQKALGQNEAEIVLVNKNDYHYETTWLHEASAGTLHHDRVRYPIKSVINGSKVKFIQDSVLEVKTDDKKVVLENGELAYDYLVIGLGPESETFGIQGLKEYAFSISNVNTAREIRDHISLQFATYSSEAEKNEDRLTIVVGGAGFTGIEFLGELANRVPDLCKEYDIDFQKVRMYCVEAAPAVLPGFDPELVDYAVSYLEKKGVEFKIGTPIKGATPEGIIVSKGEDEVEEIKAGTVVWAAGVRGNSVIEASGFEAMRGRIKVNLDMRAPGHDDIFIVGDCALIINEEINRPYPPTAQIAMQQGEVIAKNLTKLVRNESALETFAFENKGTVCSLGDDNAIGVVFGKKVTGKTASFLKKMVDNRALLLIGGPSLVAKKGKFNIL, encoded by the coding sequence TTGAAAAAGCCAACTATCGTTGTTTTAGGTGCAGGTTATGGTGGGTTGATGACCGTTACGCGCTTGCAGAAGGCACTGGGGCAAAATGAAGCAGAAATCGTATTAGTCAACAAAAATGATTACCACTATGAAACTACATGGCTGCATGAAGCATCTGCCGGGACTCTTCATCATGATCGTGTCCGCTACCCGATTAAAAGTGTCATTAACGGCAGCAAAGTTAAATTCATCCAGGATTCCGTTTTGGAAGTGAAGACGGACGATAAAAAAGTCGTTCTTGAAAATGGCGAACTCGCTTATGATTACCTTGTGATCGGGCTTGGACCTGAATCGGAAACATTCGGAATCCAAGGATTGAAGGAATATGCTTTCTCCATCTCCAACGTGAACACTGCACGCGAAATCCGTGATCATATTTCGTTGCAATTCGCTACCTACAGCTCTGAGGCAGAGAAGAATGAGGACCGCTTGACCATCGTTGTCGGGGGAGCCGGATTTACCGGGATCGAATTCCTTGGGGAACTGGCGAACCGGGTGCCGGATCTCTGCAAGGAATACGACATTGATTTCCAGAAGGTCCGCATGTACTGTGTGGAGGCCGCACCAGCCGTCCTTCCTGGTTTCGATCCGGAATTGGTGGACTATGCCGTTTCGTATCTTGAGAAAAAAGGTGTTGAATTCAAGATCGGGACTCCCATCAAGGGGGCGACGCCTGAAGGCATCATCGTTTCAAAAGGCGAAGATGAAGTGGAAGAAATCAAAGCGGGCACCGTGGTCTGGGCTGCTGGTGTACGAGGGAACTCCGTGATCGAGGCTTCCGGCTTCGAGGCTATGCGCGGCCGGATTAAAGTGAACCTTGACATGCGGGCACCAGGGCATGACGATATCTTCATCGTGGGTGATTGCGCCCTGATCATCAATGAAGAAATCAACCGTCCCTACCCTCCTACCGCCCAAATCGCCATGCAGCAGGGAGAGGTCATTGCGAAGAACCTGACTAAGCTGGTCCGTAATGAAAGTGCCCTTGAAACGTTCGCCTTCGAAAACAAAGGAACGGTATGTTCATTAGGTGATGACAATGCAATTGGCGTCGTATTCGGTAAGAAGGTGACGGGAAAGACCGCATCCTTCTTGAAGAAGATGGTCGATAACCGAGCATTGCTACTGATCGGCGGGCCTTCCCTGGTCGCAAAAAAAGGCAAGTTCAACATCCTTTGA
- a CDS encoding SDR family oxidoreductase has translation MNILIAGANGTTGRMIIEELSKNPEMNVYGMIRKEEQAQTIKELGGHPILADLEENVDKAVDNMEAIIFAAGSGPKTGPDKTTAVDKLGAIKLVDAAKKKGIDRFIMLSSVGSDTPEQAQGGMRHYLEAKHDADEHLKASGLTYTIVRPVALTNDQALGKIFAEQKVDHTNKSIPRADVASVLAQAVTKESTFNKTFEILSGDLPIKEALTDI, from the coding sequence ATGAATATTTTAATTGCAGGAGCTAACGGGACGACCGGAAGGATGATCATTGAAGAATTATCAAAAAATCCGGAAATGAATGTTTACGGAATGATCCGGAAAGAAGAACAGGCTCAAACGATAAAAGAACTCGGCGGCCATCCCATCCTTGCCGATTTAGAGGAAAATGTGGATAAAGCAGTGGATAACATGGAAGCGATCATCTTCGCGGCAGGTTCCGGACCAAAAACGGGGCCAGACAAAACGACGGCTGTGGATAAGCTGGGTGCGATTAAACTGGTCGATGCCGCCAAGAAGAAAGGAATCGATCGCTTTATCATGCTGAGCTCCGTCGGATCTGATACTCCGGAGCAAGCGCAAGGCGGGATGCGCCATTATCTTGAAGCAAAACACGATGCCGATGAACATTTAAAAGCAAGCGGACTGACATACACAATTGTCCGCCCAGTTGCCTTGACCAATGACCAAGCTTTAGGCAAAATCTTTGCAGAACAAAAAGTGGACCATACCAATAAATCGATTCCAAGAGCTGATGTCGCCTCCGTTCTGGCACAGGCGGTCACAAAGGAAAGCACGTTCAATAAAACATTCGAAATTTTAAGCGGTGACTTGCCAATCAAGGAAGCTCTGACCGATATTTAA
- a CDS encoding iron-sulfur cluster assembly accessory protein yields the protein MSEVVNITEAAAFQIKEMMKQNGEEGSFLRVAVKGGGCSGLSYGMGFEEEAGEKDAQLEQFEIKILVDNGDADILKGTVIDYKQTMMGGGFTIENPNAIASCGCGSSFKTAKNAGTPENC from the coding sequence GTGAGTGAAGTTGTTAATATAACGGAAGCTGCCGCTTTTCAGATAAAAGAAATGATGAAACAAAATGGTGAAGAAGGTTCCTTTTTAAGGGTGGCCGTTAAAGGCGGAGGCTGCAGTGGATTATCCTATGGGATGGGTTTTGAGGAAGAGGCAGGAGAAAAAGATGCCCAACTTGAACAGTTTGAAATTAAGATCCTTGTGGATAATGGGGACGCTGATATATTGAAAGGAACAGTCATTGATTATAAACAGACGATGATGGGCGGAGGATTCACGATCGAAAACCCGAATGCGATTGCGTCATGCGGATGCGGATCTTCCTTCAAAACGGCCAAAAACGCGGGAACGCCGGAGAATTGCTAA
- a CDS encoding DUF2225 domain-containing protein yields MQPLYNKSMECLLCKQKSTTKKVRSRFAKVTKYDTDFCPIYTDSSINALYYTIFVCPHCGFSYSEDFSRYFPPATKEVIEEKVSSRWVPQHFSNERSIKDAINTYKLASYCGALKKEKHIILAGIHLRIAWLYRITQNSKQEERFLKFALTEYEASYSTGDFIGTRASEAKILYLAGDISKRIGNDMAAIKYFSLVFERQKNARETSLIQMARDRFQEIKHEQGNHTIAASFNR; encoded by the coding sequence ATACAGCCTCTATACAACAAAAGCATGGAATGTCTGCTGTGCAAACAAAAATCAACCACCAAAAAGGTTCGGTCACGTTTTGCCAAAGTAACTAAGTACGACACGGACTTTTGTCCCATTTACACAGATTCATCCATTAATGCACTTTATTATACCATTTTTGTTTGCCCTCACTGCGGATTTTCCTATTCCGAGGATTTTTCCCGATACTTCCCTCCCGCCACCAAGGAGGTCATTGAGGAAAAAGTCAGTTCAAGGTGGGTCCCGCAACATTTCAGCAATGAACGATCGATCAAGGACGCAATCAATACATACAAGCTGGCGAGTTATTGCGGTGCACTAAAAAAGGAAAAACACATTATCCTGGCAGGCATCCATTTACGAATTGCCTGGCTATACCGGATTACCCAAAACTCGAAACAAGAGGAAAGATTTTTGAAATTCGCACTTACGGAATATGAAGCCTCCTATTCGACAGGGGATTTCATTGGTACCCGGGCCTCAGAAGCCAAGATCTTATATCTTGCCGGCGACATCTCAAAAAGAATAGGAAATGACATGGCAGCGATAAAGTATTTTTCATTAGTATTCGAAAGACAAAAAAATGCCCGGGAAACCTCTCTCATCCAAATGGCCAGAGACCGGTTTCAGGAAATCAAGCACGAACAAGGAAACCATACAATCGCCGCATCATTCAATCGCTAG